From a region of the Pseudomonas fulva 12-X genome:
- the rssB gene encoding two-component system response regulator RssB translates to MHKTSATLLLIDDDEVVRASIAAYLEDSGFNILLASNGLQGLEVFERERPDLVVCDLRMPQVDGLELIRRISALEYSAPIIVVSGAGVMTDVVEALRLGAADYLIKPLEDLAVLEHSVRRALDRVHLRQENERYREKLEAANRELQASLHLLQEDQNAGRQVQMNMLPVTPWEDEGLSFAHQIIPSLYLSGDFVDYFRVDERRVAFYLADVSGHGASSAFVTVLLKFMTTRLLYESRRNGMLPEFKPSDVLSHINRGLINCKLGKHVTMLGGVIDEESNRLTYSIGGHLPLPVMYTGDKAYYLEGRGLPVGLFKEADYNDLEIELPESFSLTLLSDGILDLLDGDNLQEKEALLPKLVSEAGGTLDGLRSVFGLANLAEMPDDIALLVLSRNLA, encoded by the coding sequence ATGCACAAAACCAGTGCCACGTTGCTGCTGATCGATGACGACGAAGTCGTTCGCGCCAGCATTGCAGCCTACTTGGAAGACAGCGGCTTCAACATCCTGCTGGCCAGCAATGGCCTGCAAGGTCTCGAAGTGTTCGAGCGCGAGCGGCCCGATCTGGTCGTTTGCGATCTGCGCATGCCGCAGGTCGATGGCCTCGAACTGATCCGCCGTATCAGCGCCCTGGAATATTCCGCGCCGATCATCGTGGTTTCCGGCGCCGGCGTGATGACCGATGTGGTCGAAGCGCTGCGCCTGGGCGCTGCCGACTATCTGATCAAGCCCTTGGAAGACCTGGCCGTGCTCGAGCACTCGGTGCGCCGCGCGCTGGATCGCGTGCATCTGCGCCAGGAGAACGAGCGCTACCGCGAGAAGCTGGAAGCCGCCAACCGCGAGCTGCAGGCCAGCCTGCATCTTTTACAGGAAGACCAGAACGCCGGGCGCCAGGTGCAGATGAACATGCTGCCGGTTACGCCCTGGGAAGACGAGGGGCTGTCGTTCGCCCACCAGATCATTCCATCACTGTATCTCTCCGGTGACTTCGTCGACTACTTCCGGGTCGACGAGCGTCGCGTGGCCTTCTACCTGGCGGACGTATCCGGCCATGGCGCCTCGTCGGCCTTCGTCACCGTGCTGCTCAAGTTCATGACCACGCGCCTGCTCTACGAGTCGCGGCGCAACGGCATGCTGCCCGAATTCAAACCCTCGGACGTGCTCAGCCACATCAACCGTGGGCTGATCAACTGCAAGCTGGGCAAGCATGTGACCATGCTCGGCGGCGTGATCGACGAAGAATCCAACCGGTTGACCTACAGCATCGGCGGTCACTTGCCGCTGCCGGTGATGTACACCGGTGACAAGGCCTATTACCTGGAAGGCCGCGGTCTGCCGGTCGGCCTGTTCAAGGAAGCCGACTACAACGATCTGGAGATCGAGCTTCCCGAATCATTCAGCCTGACCCTGTTGTCCGACGGCATCCTCGACTTGCTCGACGGCGACAACCTTCAGGAAAAAGAAGCCCTGCTGCCCAAACTGGTCAGCGAGGCAGGTGGAACCCTGGATGGGTTGCGTAGCGTGTTTGGACTGGCCAATCTGGCGGAGATGCCGGATGATATCGCCTTGCTGGTGTTAAGCAGGAACCTTGCATGA
- the rssC gene encoding anti-sigma factor antagonist RssC: MSPGRIQFAEQDGTFVLKFIGEVRLTLCSALDATIEKIFTALNFSAIVIDLTETRSIDSTTLGLLAKLSILSRQKVGLLPTVVTTHADITRLLQSMGFDQVFNIIDQPYECPECLADLPSQDQSEDVVRAHVLEAHRILMGLNESNRAAFHDLVSALEQHP; the protein is encoded by the coding sequence ATAAGCCCCGGTAGAATCCAGTTTGCCGAGCAGGATGGCACCTTCGTCCTGAAGTTCATCGGCGAAGTACGCCTGACCCTGTGTTCGGCCCTGGACGCCACGATCGAAAAGATTTTCACCGCGCTGAATTTCTCCGCCATCGTCATCGACCTGACGGAAACCCGCAGCATCGACAGCACCACCCTCGGGTTGCTGGCCAAGCTGTCGATTCTGTCGCGCCAGAAGGTCGGCCTGCTGCCGACCGTGGTGACCACCCACGCCGACATCACCCGACTGTTGCAGTCCATGGGGTTCGATCAGGTGTTCAACATCATCGACCAGCCCTACGAGTGCCCGGAGTGCCTGGCCGACCTGCCGTCACAGGATCAGTCCGAAGACGTGGTGCGCGCCCATGTGCTGGAAGCGCACCGCATTCTGATGGGCCTCAACGAGTCGAACCGCGCGGCCTTCCATGACCTGGTCAGTGCCCTCGAACAGCATCCCTGA
- the tal gene encoding transaldolase, whose protein sequence is MTSKLDQLKQFTTVVADTGDIDAIARLKPVDATTNPSLLLKAAALPRYAELLKQAVAASKGDVDLASDRFGVTVGREILQVIPGRISTEVDARLSFDTQATLNRAKRLVELYEEAGVSRERILIKIASTWEGIRAAEQLEKSGVQTNLTLLFSFAQARACADAGAFLISPFVGRIYDWYKKAEGRDYVGAEDPGVQSVTRIYDYYKAQGHKTVVMGASFRNVGQIEQLAGCDRLTISPELLQQLAEDNGPLERKLNTEVSGQSEARISESQFRWGMNEDAMATEKLAEGIRQFARDQEKLEKLLAANS, encoded by the coding sequence ATGACCTCCAAGCTGGATCAACTCAAGCAGTTCACCACCGTGGTTGCCGACACCGGCGACATCGACGCCATAGCCCGTCTCAAGCCGGTGGATGCCACCACCAACCCCTCGTTGCTGCTCAAGGCAGCCGCGCTGCCCCGCTACGCAGAGCTGCTCAAGCAGGCCGTGGCGGCGAGCAAGGGCGACGTCGACCTGGCCAGCGACCGTTTTGGCGTCACCGTGGGCCGGGAAATCCTCCAGGTAATCCCTGGGCGCATTTCCACCGAAGTGGATGCTCGTCTGTCCTTCGACACTCAGGCGACGCTCAATCGCGCCAAGCGCCTGGTCGAGCTGTATGAAGAAGCCGGCGTGAGCCGCGAGCGCATCCTGATCAAGATCGCCTCGACCTGGGAAGGCATTCGCGCCGCCGAGCAGCTGGAAAAATCTGGCGTGCAGACCAACCTGACCCTGCTGTTCTCCTTCGCCCAGGCGCGCGCCTGCGCCGATGCCGGCGCCTTCCTGATCTCACCGTTCGTGGGCCGCATCTATGACTGGTACAAGAAGGCCGAAGGCCGTGACTATGTCGGCGCCGAAGATCCGGGCGTGCAGTCCGTGACGCGCATCTACGACTACTACAAGGCCCAGGGCCACAAGACCGTGGTGATGGGCGCGAGCTTCCGCAACGTCGGTCAGATCGAACAGCTGGCCGGCTGCGACCGCCTGACCATCAGCCCCGAACTACTGCAGCAGCTGGCCGAAGACAATGGCCCGCTGGAGCGCAAGCTCAACACTGAAGTCTCCGGGCAGAGCGAAGCACGCATCAGCGAGAGCCAGTTCCGCTGGGGCATGAACGAAGACGCCATGGCCACCGAGAAACTCGCCGAAGGCATCCGCCAGTTCGCTCGCGACCAGGAAAAGCTGGAAAAGCTGCTCGCCGCCAACAGCTGA
- the dusA gene encoding tRNA dihydrouridine(20/20a) synthase DusA yields MIETSKPESTGPVLSRKFSVAPMMDWTDHHCRYFLRQLSQHALLYTEMVTTGALLHGDTARFLHYDQSEHPVALQLGGSNPAELAACARLAEQAGYDEVNLNVGCPSDRVQNNMIGACLMAHPALVADCVKAMGDAVSIPVTVKHRIGIDGRDSYAELCDFVGQVRDAGCRSFTVHARIAILSGLSPKENREIPPLRYDIAAQLKQDFADLELILNGGIKTLEACQEHLHTFDGVMLGREAYHNPYLLAEVDQQLFASTNTPVSRHEAMLAMRPYIERHMAAGGLMHHVTRHMLGLAQGFPGARRFRQLLSADIHKSTDPLAIFDQAAQILHGR; encoded by the coding sequence ATGATAGAGACGTCAAAGCCAGAAAGCACGGGCCCTGTGCTCTCTCGAAAATTCTCTGTTGCACCGATGATGGACTGGACTGACCACCATTGCCGTTATTTCCTGCGTCAGTTGTCGCAGCACGCGCTGCTGTACACGGAGATGGTCACCACCGGGGCGTTGCTGCATGGCGATACCGCGCGTTTCCTGCACTACGACCAGAGTGAACATCCCGTCGCGCTACAGCTGGGCGGCAGCAATCCCGCCGAACTGGCCGCCTGCGCACGCCTTGCCGAGCAGGCCGGTTACGACGAGGTGAACCTCAACGTTGGCTGCCCCAGTGATCGGGTGCAGAACAACATGATCGGCGCCTGCCTGATGGCGCATCCGGCGCTGGTGGCTGACTGTGTGAAAGCCATGGGTGATGCGGTGAGCATCCCAGTGACCGTAAAACACCGCATCGGCATCGATGGGCGCGACAGCTACGCAGAGCTTTGCGATTTCGTCGGCCAGGTGCGCGATGCCGGCTGCCGCAGTTTCACGGTGCATGCGCGCATCGCCATCCTGTCGGGCCTGTCGCCCAAGGAAAACCGTGAGATTCCACCGCTGCGCTACGACATCGCCGCCCAGCTCAAGCAGGACTTTGCGGACCTTGAGCTGATTCTCAACGGCGGCATCAAGACTCTGGAGGCCTGCCAGGAGCACCTGCACACCTTCGACGGCGTGATGCTCGGCCGCGAGGCGTACCACAACCCGTACCTGCTGGCCGAGGTCGACCAGCAACTGTTCGCCAGCACGAACACGCCGGTCAGCCGTCACGAGGCGATGCTCGCCATGCGCCCCTATATCGAACGACACATGGCCGCCGGCGGGCTGATGCACCACGTCACGCGCCATATGCTTGGCCTGGCCCAAGGCTTTCCGGGCGCCCGCCGCTTTCGCCAGCTGCTCTCGGCGGACATCCACAAGAGCACCGATCCGCTGGCCATTTTCGACCAGGCGGCGCAGATACTGCACGGCCGCTGA
- a CDS encoding integrase: MATIRGRKRADGTMSYTAQIRIKKNGAQVYTESQTFARKKAAEAWAKRRETELSEPGALVRAKTPKAQLKDVIAQYLAEVGKAQPLGITKEQTLERIANSYLGQMAPVELTSQVLVDFALWRMSKEGGAVKPQTVGNDLAHLGAVLTVARPAWGHDVNPAAMGDARQVLKKLGYKLVSRERDRRVTPDELGLLLTLFSEVIKVRPLSVHMPKIVLFAFYSTRRQEEVIRIRWDDLDEKRQAVLVRDMKNPGNKWGNDTWCHLPDEAWAIIQSMPRVYEEIFPWTVDAIQGAWARAYKRSGIKDLRFHDLRHAGVSRLFEMDWDIPRVASVSGHRDWNSLRRYTHLHGRGDLFANWDWLPKVLAMPVTFGATVAKNKRQSGT, from the coding sequence TTGGCAACGATCAGAGGGCGCAAGCGTGCTGACGGCACGATGAGCTACACCGCTCAGATACGAATCAAAAAGAATGGCGCGCAAGTTTACACGGAGAGCCAAACATTCGCCCGCAAGAAGGCCGCTGAAGCTTGGGCAAAACGGCGCGAAACGGAGCTCAGCGAGCCAGGTGCACTGGTGCGAGCTAAAACGCCGAAGGCGCAGCTCAAGGATGTGATAGCGCAGTACCTCGCGGAGGTTGGCAAGGCACAGCCGCTTGGGATTACGAAAGAACAGACCCTGGAGCGTATCGCTAACTCGTATCTCGGCCAGATGGCCCCTGTCGAGTTAACTAGCCAGGTGCTAGTGGACTTCGCCTTGTGGCGTATGAGCAAGGAAGGGGGGGCAGTGAAGCCTCAAACCGTTGGCAATGATCTGGCCCACCTTGGCGCAGTGCTCACCGTTGCGCGGCCAGCATGGGGTCATGATGTGAACCCAGCGGCAATGGGTGATGCGCGGCAAGTTCTCAAGAAGTTGGGGTACAAGCTGGTCAGCCGCGAGCGTGACAGGCGTGTTACTCCTGATGAATTAGGGCTATTGCTCACACTCTTTAGCGAGGTGATTAAGGTACGACCCCTTTCGGTGCACATGCCGAAGATCGTGCTATTCGCGTTTTACTCAACCCGCCGGCAGGAAGAGGTCATTAGGATCCGTTGGGACGACCTTGATGAAAAGCGTCAGGCTGTTCTTGTCCGGGATATGAAGAACCCTGGCAACAAGTGGGGGAACGACACCTGGTGCCATCTGCCCGATGAAGCCTGGGCGATCATCCAGAGTATGCCCCGAGTTTATGAGGAAATATTCCCCTGGACGGTTGACGCCATACAAGGGGCGTGGGCGAGGGCGTATAAGCGCTCAGGTATCAAAGATCTGCGATTTCATGACTTACGGCATGCTGGGGTTAGCCGGCTTTTCGAGATGGATTGGGATATTCCTCGCGTCGCTAGCGTTTCTGGGCATCGGGATTGGAATTCGCTCAGGCGGTACACCCACCTACATGGGCGTGGTGATTTGTTCGCTAACTGGGATTGGCTGCCGAAGGTACTGGCAATGCCGGTGACCTTCGGGGCCACTGTCGCGAAGAACAAGCGCCAGTCAGGCACATAG
- a CDS encoding pyocin activator PrtN family protein, producing MNTLFLLMAQYNGQVIIPLGQVCRDYFTHLTPDMFQRKALAGQIKIPITRMESSQKSAKGIHLQDLAAYLDEQRAAAIKECNQLCA from the coding sequence ATGAATACCCTATTTCTGCTAATGGCCCAGTACAACGGGCAGGTCATAATCCCACTGGGCCAAGTGTGCCGTGACTACTTTACTCACCTCACCCCAGACATGTTTCAGCGCAAGGCGTTGGCCGGGCAGATCAAAATCCCAATCACTCGGATGGAAAGTAGCCAAAAAAGCGCCAAGGGCATTCATCTGCAAGATTTGGCGGCCTACCTCGACGAACAGCGCGCGGCTGCGATCAAGGAATGCAATCAGCTATGTGCCTGA
- a CDS encoding HigA family addiction module antitoxin has protein sequence MTMFNPPHPGEALLEDVLPALDISIAELARRLGFARESLSRVLHGHAPISPDLAVRLELAGIGSARTWLGVQADYDIWQARHRGQPPIERFAAIA, from the coding sequence GTGACCATGTTCAACCCGCCACATCCTGGGGAAGCCCTGCTTGAGGACGTGCTACCAGCGTTAGATATCAGCATTGCCGAACTTGCCCGTCGGCTCGGTTTTGCTCGGGAATCACTTTCAAGGGTCCTGCACGGCCATGCGCCGATCAGCCCTGACCTCGCAGTTCGGCTGGAACTGGCCGGCATTGGCAGTGCCCGCACCTGGCTGGGCGTACAAGCCGATTACGACATCTGGCAAGCCAGACACCGCGGGCAGCCTCCGATCGAACGTTTTGCTGCAATTGCTTAG
- a CDS encoding type II toxin-antitoxin system RelE/ParE family toxin, giving the protein MIISFKHKGLRIFFESGSTKGIRADHAKRLARMLSFMDRASEPADLDIPGWRLHPLKGDMEEFWSLTVNGNWRVIFRFEGSDIELVDYLDYH; this is encoded by the coding sequence ATGATCATCAGCTTCAAACACAAAGGCCTGCGAATCTTCTTCGAATCCGGCTCAACCAAAGGCATCCGCGCAGATCACGCAAAACGACTTGCCCGAATGCTGAGTTTCATGGACAGAGCTAGTGAGCCCGCCGACCTTGACATCCCTGGTTGGCGGCTTCATCCGCTCAAGGGGGATATGGAGGAGTTCTGGTCGCTCACGGTCAACGGCAACTGGCGAGTGATCTTCCGATTTGAGGGTAGCGACATTGAACTCGTTGACTACCTTGATTACCACTGA
- a CDS encoding DUF2274 domain-containing protein yields the protein MTTVKLRLGPLPKTENLKLTFTCPASLKADLEKYASLHSHAYGEEVDALTLIPHMLEAFMSRDRAFKRAMAKPVDVG from the coding sequence ATGACTACAGTCAAGTTACGTCTCGGTCCGCTGCCGAAAACGGAAAACCTGAAACTGACCTTTACCTGCCCAGCCAGCTTGAAAGCCGACCTCGAGAAGTATGCGTCGTTGCATTCCCACGCTTATGGCGAAGAGGTAGATGCGTTGACTCTCATCCCCCACATGCTCGAGGCCTTCATGTCACGAGATCGCGCTTTCAAGAGGGCTATGGCAAAACCAGTCGACGTCGGTTGA
- a CDS encoding TrbI/VirB10 family protein — protein MTAKDNKQTAATSPPPKEAPESLELRAKPRPVTRLNPRMLAVVVGGLSAAVLGAMLWSLQPQQRRQGAEPNELYNVDRVARSEGLEQLPADYSQLPPPPAPEVPQLGPPLPGDLGGPILRAEQQAQGYGHGPDAPEAERLALLKEAEEAAQSSVFFQTSSARKSNVASAGSAQPDPMTLGMVSSGTVAATAGTPTQQERNEAFLSKSVSAQIRNSGLLQMPESPYQVMAGTVIPAALVTGIKSDLPGDVIATVTEPVYDSATGQHMLIPQGARLLGRYNSQVSYGQSRVQVVWQRVILPDTSSFQLDNLVGTDAAGYAGLEDGVDWHWDRIVADAAMTSLLGIGAELAAPANRTDGDRVIIAGRDSLHDTVNQVGQEVTRRNLDIQPTLTQRPGLPVRVIVNRDLVLPPYQSILSQPRSQQ, from the coding sequence ATGACGGCCAAGGACAACAAACAAACCGCCGCAACCTCGCCACCGCCCAAGGAAGCGCCGGAGTCGCTGGAGCTGCGAGCCAAGCCGCGTCCGGTCACCCGCCTCAACCCACGCATGCTGGCGGTAGTGGTCGGCGGCCTATCGGCTGCGGTACTGGGGGCCATGCTGTGGTCGCTGCAGCCGCAGCAGCGCCGCCAGGGCGCCGAGCCGAACGAGCTATACAACGTCGACCGCGTGGCACGCTCCGAGGGGCTGGAGCAGTTGCCGGCAGACTACTCGCAACTGCCGCCTCCCCCTGCGCCCGAGGTACCGCAACTGGGGCCGCCGCTGCCTGGCGATCTGGGCGGGCCAATCCTCAGGGCGGAGCAGCAGGCGCAAGGTTATGGACATGGGCCAGATGCCCCCGAAGCAGAGCGCCTAGCCCTGCTCAAAGAAGCTGAGGAAGCAGCGCAGTCCTCGGTGTTTTTCCAGACCAGCAGCGCGCGGAAATCGAACGTCGCATCCGCTGGGAGTGCCCAACCCGATCCTATGACCCTGGGTATGGTCTCGTCAGGCACGGTAGCCGCAACTGCAGGAACACCAACGCAGCAGGAGCGGAACGAGGCGTTTCTCAGTAAATCCGTAAGTGCACAAATCCGTAATTCCGGGTTGCTGCAGATGCCTGAGTCGCCCTACCAGGTGATGGCCGGCACCGTCATCCCGGCAGCGCTGGTCACCGGCATCAAGTCGGATCTACCTGGCGACGTGATCGCCACAGTGACCGAGCCGGTCTACGACAGTGCCACCGGTCAGCACATGCTGATTCCACAAGGTGCGCGCCTGCTGGGCCGCTACAACAGCCAGGTGAGCTACGGACAAAGCCGCGTGCAGGTGGTGTGGCAGCGAGTGATCCTGCCGGACACCTCGTCCTTCCAGCTCGACAACCTGGTCGGTACTGATGCCGCCGGCTATGCCGGTCTCGAGGATGGCGTCGACTGGCATTGGGATCGGATCGTCGCCGACGCGGCCATGACCAGCCTGCTGGGCATCGGTGCCGAGCTGGCGGCACCGGCCAACCGCACCGACGGCGACCGCGTCATTATCGCGGGGCGTGACAGCCTCCATGACACGGTGAACCAGGTTGGCCAGGAAGTCACTCGCCGCAATCTCGACATTCAGCCGACGCTGACCCAGCGTCCAGGTCTGCCAGTTCGCGTGATCGTGAACCGCGATCTGGTCCTGCCCCCTTACCAATCCATCCTCTCTCAGCCAAGGAGCCAGCAATGA
- the trbG gene encoding P-type conjugative transfer protein TrbG, translated as MKTSLNLCICPLLLSVLAGCASQQPPVIELDEPVEAQRLPEPPKPIEVVEVPKPLALPAQLKPLPENQRSQPAKEPADERVRVSRANREARVAPSREGYINAIQVWPYSDGALYQVYASPGRVTAINLQPGEELVTVAAGDTVRWIVGDTTSGSGDELRTSVLIKPTRLDLKTNLVITTTRRTYLIELSSTEQAWMASVSWDYPKDRMLALQRRASAAQAEAPVDAGLALEQLRFRYAISGSNPPWKPLHAFDDGRKVYIQFPAGIAQGELPPLFVIGPEGDGQLVNYRFRSPYYIVDRLFGAAELRLGADKGDVVRIERTDGVARRP; from the coding sequence ATGAAAACCTCCCTTAACCTCTGTATATGCCCTCTGCTGCTGAGCGTGCTGGCCGGCTGTGCCAGCCAGCAGCCGCCAGTGATCGAGTTGGATGAACCGGTAGAAGCGCAGCGCCTGCCGGAGCCGCCCAAGCCCATCGAAGTGGTGGAAGTACCCAAGCCTCTGGCTCTGCCCGCCCAGCTCAAGCCATTGCCGGAAAATCAGCGCAGCCAACCTGCCAAGGAACCGGCCGATGAGCGCGTGCGGGTCTCGCGCGCCAATCGCGAGGCTCGGGTGGCACCGAGCCGGGAAGGCTATATCAACGCCATCCAGGTCTGGCCCTACTCCGATGGCGCGTTGTATCAGGTGTACGCCAGCCCGGGTCGGGTGACGGCAATTAACCTGCAGCCCGGCGAGGAACTTGTCACCGTGGCCGCTGGCGACACCGTGCGCTGGATCGTCGGTGACACCACCAGCGGCAGCGGCGATGAGTTGCGTACCAGCGTGCTGATCAAACCGACGCGGCTCGACCTCAAGACCAACTTGGTGATCACCACCACGCGCCGCACCTACCTGATCGAGCTGAGTTCCACCGAGCAGGCTTGGATGGCGTCGGTGTCCTGGGACTATCCGAAGGATCGCATGCTCGCCCTGCAACGCCGTGCCAGTGCCGCTCAGGCCGAGGCGCCAGTGGATGCCGGCCTGGCGCTGGAGCAGTTGCGCTTTCGTTATGCAATCAGCGGCAGCAATCCGCCCTGGAAGCCGCTGCATGCCTTCGACGACGGCCGAAAGGTGTATATCCAGTTCCCCGCCGGTATCGCCCAAGGCGAGCTGCCACCGCTGTTCGTAATTGGCCCCGAAGGTGACGGACAGCTGGTCAACTATCGCTTCCGCTCGCCCTACTACATCGTCGACCGTCTATTCGGCGCAGCCGAGCTGCGCCTGGGCGCCGACAAGGGTGACGTGGTGCGGATCGAGCGCACCGATGGCGTGGCACGGAGGCCCTGA
- the trbF gene encoding conjugal transfer protein TrbF yields MRFRRPRVRYSDTPQPITPYQAAAQAWDLRMGSSLAQARNWRLMAFGCLGLALLMAGGLVWRSAQSTVTPYVVEVDNLGQVRAVGEAASPYQPQDAQIAHHLARFIEQVRSLSIDPVVVRQNWLEAYHSTTDRGAATLNDYARANDPFTRVGKESVSVEVTSVVRASDSSFQVRWIERRFVNGAAAGLERWTAVISLVLQPPRTEEKLRRNPLGIYVNGLSWSRELDTTEGAKKP; encoded by the coding sequence ATGCGATTCAGGCGTCCACGGGTGCGCTACAGCGACACCCCACAACCCATCACGCCCTACCAGGCCGCAGCACAAGCCTGGGATCTGCGCATGGGCAGCAGCCTGGCGCAGGCGCGTAACTGGCGGCTGATGGCCTTCGGTTGTCTGGGCCTGGCGCTGCTGATGGCAGGCGGGCTGGTCTGGCGTTCGGCGCAGTCCACGGTGACGCCCTACGTGGTGGAGGTCGACAACCTTGGTCAGGTACGTGCGGTCGGCGAAGCCGCCAGCCCTTACCAACCCCAGGATGCGCAGATCGCGCATCACCTGGCGCGCTTTATCGAGCAGGTGCGCTCGCTATCTATCGATCCGGTGGTGGTGCGACAGAACTGGCTGGAGGCCTATCACTCCACCACCGACCGAGGCGCAGCCACCCTCAACGACTATGCCCGCGCCAATGATCCCTTCACCCGGGTCGGCAAGGAGTCGGTATCGGTGGAAGTCACTAGCGTGGTGCGTGCCAGCGACAGCTCGTTCCAGGTCCGCTGGATCGAACGTCGTTTCGTGAATGGTGCGGCCGCCGGCCTGGAGCGCTGGACGGCTGTGATCTCACTGGTACTGCAGCCTCCACGCACCGAGGAAAAGCTGCGCCGCAACCCGCTCGGCATCTACGTCAACGGCCTGTCCTGGAGCCGTGAGCTGGACACTACGGAAGGAGCCAAGAAACCATGA
- the trbL gene encoding P-type conjugative transfer protein TrbL, which produces MNDVSVIDRFLEVFGLYIDTGFGLLGGEVAFLTMTLVVIDMTLAGLFWATGGEDVSVKLIRKILYVGAFAFIIGNFNALAKIVFNSFAGLGLLASGSGLSHAEFLQPGRLAAIGVDAGGPLLEQISSLSGFPEVFSNLHSILVLFLAWLVVIVSFFFLAIQLFVTLVEFKLTTLAGFVLVPFALWNKTAFLAEKVLGNVVASGIKVLVLAVIVGIGSGLFAEFQAMPDEPSIDHALVVMLASLALLGLGIFGPGIATGLVSGAPQLGAGTAAGTALGAVGMAAGAAAVAAGVGGAVLAGARMAPGAARLAIGGARSLAGASSSAATNGAPAASDPATAPAKQPDWARRLQRRQQLSQATSTVAHTLRGGDGGGSSPGPQIRDPSNS; this is translated from the coding sequence ATGAACGACGTCAGCGTGATCGACCGTTTCCTCGAGGTGTTCGGGCTGTACATCGACACCGGCTTCGGCCTGCTGGGCGGTGAGGTGGCCTTTCTCACCATGACCCTGGTGGTGATCGATATGACCCTGGCCGGGCTGTTCTGGGCCACGGGTGGCGAGGACGTCAGCGTCAAGCTGATCCGCAAGATCCTCTATGTCGGTGCCTTCGCGTTCATCATCGGCAACTTCAATGCCCTGGCGAAGATCGTCTTCAACTCCTTCGCCGGGTTGGGTCTGCTGGCCTCAGGTTCCGGGTTGAGTCATGCGGAATTTCTGCAGCCAGGACGGTTGGCCGCGATTGGCGTTGATGCCGGAGGGCCGCTGCTTGAGCAGATCAGCAGCCTCAGTGGATTTCCCGAAGTTTTCAGCAACCTGCACAGCATTCTGGTGCTGTTTCTGGCCTGGCTGGTGGTGATCGTTAGTTTTTTCTTCCTGGCCATTCAGCTGTTCGTGACCTTGGTCGAATTCAAGCTGACCACCCTCGCCGGCTTCGTGCTGGTGCCCTTCGCGCTGTGGAATAAGACCGCCTTTCTCGCCGAGAAGGTGCTGGGCAACGTGGTCGCGTCCGGCATCAAGGTGCTGGTGCTGGCGGTAATCGTCGGCATTGGCAGCGGGCTGTTCGCCGAGTTCCAGGCTATGCCGGACGAGCCCTCCATCGACCATGCGCTGGTGGTCATGCTCGCCTCTCTGGCCCTGCTGGGCCTGGGCATCTTCGGGCCGGGCATTGCCACCGGGTTGGTCTCCGGCGCACCGCAACTGGGTGCTGGTACAGCAGCCGGCACTGCACTCGGCGCGGTGGGCATGGCTGCTGGTGCTGCTGCAGTCGCCGCAGGTGTCGGGGGCGCGGTATTGGCCGGCGCACGTATGGCACCCGGTGCAGCACGCTTGGCAATTGGCGGCGCTCGCTCTCTGGCAGGAGCTTCTTCCAGCGCTGCAACAAATGGCGCCCCAGCAGCTTCCGATCCTGCAACCGCCCCAGCCAAACAGCCCGACTGGGCCAGGCGCCTGCAGCGCAGGCAACAACTCTCACAGGCCACCAGCACGGTCGCCCACACCCTGCGTGGTGGCGATGGCGGTGGTTCATCACCTGGGCCGCAGATCCGCGACCCATCGAACTCGTAA